A portion of the Halobacillus ihumii genome contains these proteins:
- a CDS encoding DUF4247 domain-containing protein has translation MRSFGGVIIVVIIAVVLGMNMFGNNNGSRGISGSYTEDTYEELPDEPSRSEIIDNINNSNSSSIEELVRQGFPLLDTVKTDRGISEIYMTQELSMQKVAELLQKNISPEEMSKRNNGKQVLVYPENFVILQESDAEPDLVLIELSSDEFVRNHYSPSFFQGLLAYSLLNRMLDSDDWARKRASTCKSTGNCYGGYSTYGGYNSGTPGSFRGSSNRGGGPGAGK, from the coding sequence GTGAGAAGTTTTGGCGGGGTCATAATTGTAGTAATCATTGCGGTGGTACTAGGTATGAATATGTTTGGAAATAATAATGGTTCTAGAGGGATTTCCGGCTCTTATACAGAAGATACATACGAAGAGCTGCCTGATGAACCATCCCGAAGTGAAATTATTGATAACATCAATAACTCTAATTCATCATCCATTGAAGAATTAGTCAGACAGGGTTTTCCTTTACTTGATACAGTCAAGACGGACAGAGGAATTTCCGAAATTTATATGACACAGGAGCTTTCGATGCAAAAGGTCGCTGAACTCCTTCAAAAGAATATTTCACCTGAAGAGATGAGCAAACGAAACAATGGGAAACAAGTACTCGTTTATCCTGAAAACTTTGTAATTTTGCAGGAAAGCGATGCGGAACCTGATCTTGTCTTAATTGAATTATCCAGTGATGAATTTGTACGAAACCATTATTCGCCGAGCTTTTTCCAAGGTTTATTAGCCTATTCTTTATTGAATCGAATGCTCGATTCTGATGATTGGGCAAGGAAACGTGCATCAACCTGTAAGTCTACAGGTAATTGTTACGGCGGTTATAGCACGTACGGAGGATACAACTCAGGAACTCCCGGATCATTTCGCGGCTCTTCAAACCGCGGGGGCGGACCTGGTGCAGGAAAATAA
- a CDS encoding PspA/IM30 family protein — MFKLFSRVKTVVGAELNSMLDKAEDPVKMLEQFMRDMESDIRDAESAVAKQIANEKMLKRKYDDSQALSDKRMKQAEKAIEAGNEDLARRALEDKNNHQEQADQFKASHERAEQDSNNLRTKLDEMKKEYQEMKLKKDSLKARAESAKTRTKMNRTMSGIGGDESRQGVERMEEKVMQYEAEAETSEDLSKSNRSLDDEFDALDDKNSVDDELAALKKKMNKE, encoded by the coding sequence ATGTTTAAACTTTTTAGTCGTGTCAAAACCGTTGTCGGTGCCGAGCTTAATTCCATGTTAGATAAAGCTGAAGATCCAGTCAAAATGCTGGAACAGTTCATGAGAGATATGGAAAGTGACATCCGTGATGCGGAAAGTGCAGTAGCAAAGCAAATCGCTAATGAAAAAATGTTAAAACGTAAGTATGATGACTCACAGGCATTAAGTGATAAACGTATGAAACAAGCTGAGAAAGCTATTGAAGCAGGTAACGAAGATTTAGCCCGCCGTGCACTCGAAGATAAAAATAATCATCAGGAACAGGCTGACCAATTTAAAGCTTCCCATGAACGTGCTGAGCAAGATTCGAATAATCTTCGTACAAAACTTGATGAAATGAAGAAAGAATATCAGGAAATGAAGTTGAAAAAGGATTCGCTTAAAGCAAGAGCGGAATCAGCCAAAACACGTACAAAGATGAACCGCACCATGTCAGGCATTGGCGGTGATGAGTCACGTCAAGGGGTTGAGAGAATGGAAGAGAAAGTCATGCAGTATGAAGCAGAAGCTGAGACCAGTGAGGACCTTTCCAAATCTAATCGCTCCCTCGATGATGAATTCGATGCTTTAGATGATAAAAATAGTGTAGATGATGAATTAGCTGCCCTTAAAAAGAAAATGAATAAAGAGTAA
- a CDS encoding DUF4178 domain-containing protein — MGLFSRLFSNKKTETPEVKERTVLNIQVGDIITFDLVDYEVVGKITYRDGSYEWYSYQLLEGTNIKWLSAEMDDELELGIYETIKLPQDSFPKQIEYEGTSYHKDEEGEAYVTGEGRSKNINGRTTRYAEYISEDEETYLSLESWGSEVEVSYGYDIEAYEIKIIAGSK, encoded by the coding sequence TTGGGATTATTTTCAAGGTTGTTTTCCAATAAAAAAACAGAAACTCCTGAAGTGAAGGAAAGAACTGTTCTTAATATTCAGGTAGGAGATATCATTACATTTGACCTTGTGGATTATGAAGTGGTTGGCAAAATTACCTACCGTGATGGGTCTTATGAATGGTATTCCTATCAGCTGCTGGAAGGTACTAATATAAAGTGGCTTTCTGCTGAGATGGATGATGAACTGGAACTTGGTATATATGAGACAATTAAGCTTCCGCAGGATTCCTTTCCAAAGCAAATTGAATATGAAGGCACTTCTTATCATAAGGATGAGGAGGGTGAAGCCTATGTGACGGGGGAAGGCCGGAGCAAGAATATCAATGGCCGGACCACTCGTTATGCTGAGTACATTTCAGAGGATGAAGAAACATACCTGTCTTTAGAATCGTGGGGCAGTGAAGTTGAAGTAAGCTACGGATATGATATCGAAGCTTATGAAATAAAAATCATAGCAGGTTCTAAATAA
- the ald gene encoding alanine dehydrogenase — translation MKIGVPREVKNNENRVAMTPAGVVTLLNSGHQVFVETNAGVGSSFTDEQYKEAGATIVSTAKEAWGQEMVMKVKEPLPEEYDFFYEGLILFTYLHLAPEPELTKALIDCKVVAIAYETVQLANGSLPLLTPMSEVAGRMASQIGAQFLEKSHGGRGVLLGGIPGVRRGRVTIIGGGVVGTNAAKIAMGLGADVTIIDLNPERLRQLDDIFGSDINTLMSNPLNIQEALEESDLVVGAVLIPGAKAPKLVTEEMVKSMPEGSVIVDVAIDQGGIFETTDRITTHDDPTYEKHGVLHYAVANMPGAVPRTSTIGLTNVTVPYALQLANKGYKQASKDNEALIKGVNTLDGYVTYQAVAEAHGLDYASANELLKV, via the coding sequence GTGAAAATAGGTGTACCCAGAGAAGTGAAAAACAACGAAAACCGTGTCGCCATGACACCAGCTGGAGTGGTCACTTTATTAAATTCAGGCCACCAGGTTTTTGTGGAAACCAATGCAGGCGTTGGTTCAAGTTTTACAGATGAACAATACAAAGAAGCTGGTGCTACAATCGTATCAACTGCAAAAGAGGCATGGGGACAGGAAATGGTTATGAAAGTGAAAGAACCGCTTCCTGAAGAATATGATTTCTTTTATGAGGGACTTATCTTATTTACTTATTTACACTTAGCTCCTGAACCTGAATTAACAAAAGCTTTGATCGATTGTAAAGTAGTCGCTATTGCTTACGAAACGGTACAGCTAGCAAATGGTTCACTTCCATTGCTTACGCCGATGAGTGAAGTGGCAGGACGAATGGCTTCCCAAATCGGAGCACAATTTTTAGAGAAGTCTCACGGCGGCAGAGGTGTCCTTCTCGGGGGGATTCCTGGAGTGAGAAGAGGAAGAGTAACTATCATAGGCGGCGGTGTAGTAGGAACAAATGCAGCCAAAATTGCAATGGGACTTGGGGCTGATGTTACGATCATCGACCTGAACCCTGAACGTTTGCGTCAGCTTGATGATATTTTCGGTTCAGACATTAATACTTTGATGTCCAATCCATTAAATATACAAGAAGCACTGGAAGAGTCTGATTTAGTTGTCGGAGCTGTTCTTATTCCGGGAGCGAAGGCGCCGAAGCTTGTAACAGAAGAAATGGTGAAATCGATGCCGGAAGGATCAGTCATTGTGGATGTTGCCATTGATCAGGGGGGGATTTTTGAAACAACTGATCGAATTACCACCCACGATGACCCGACATATGAAAAACATGGCGTCTTACATTACGCTGTAGCTAACATGCCTGGGGCAGTTCCGCGAACCTCAACGATCGGTTTGACTAACGTGACGGTCCCGTATGCTCTGCAGCTTGCCAACAAAGGATATAAACAGGCTAGTAAGGACAATGAAGCACTTATTAAAGGAGTCAATACTCTCGATGGCTATGTAACTTATCAGGCAGTAGCTGAAGCCCATGGCCTTGATTATGCTAGTGCGAATGAATTATTAAAAGTATAA
- a CDS encoding SDR family oxidoreductase, with amino-acid sequence MRHAIITAGTKGLGKKVTEQFLKAGHSVTVTYRTDERKAKELVEQYSDITDRIQLVQVDVTSQSDLQQLVNSAVSRFGRIDFLINNAGPYIFERKKLADYSDDEWNAMIRGNLDAAFYLLKQIIPIMRTQSFGRIINYGFQGAGSSSGWIYRSAFAAAKVGLVSLTKTIAFEEAENGITSNMVCPGNITGEMKEASIEQGKKKKDDKTPIGRPGTGEDIARTIGFLCEEQSDMITGTIYEVTGGLDVINRYR; translated from the coding sequence ATGCGCCACGCAATCATTACTGCAGGTACGAAAGGGTTAGGTAAGAAAGTAACCGAGCAATTTCTCAAAGCTGGTCATTCGGTTACCGTTACCTACCGAACCGATGAAAGAAAAGCTAAAGAGCTTGTGGAACAATATAGCGACATAACAGATAGGATCCAATTGGTCCAAGTAGACGTTACCTCTCAATCTGATTTACAACAACTAGTCAATTCAGCAGTAAGCCGCTTTGGAAGGATAGATTTTCTAATCAATAATGCAGGACCTTATATTTTTGAAAGGAAAAAATTGGCCGATTATAGTGATGACGAATGGAACGCTATGATCAGGGGGAATCTTGACGCTGCGTTTTATTTGCTGAAACAGATTATTCCGATTATGAGGACACAATCGTTTGGACGAATTATAAACTATGGCTTTCAAGGAGCGGGATCTTCATCAGGATGGATTTATCGCTCGGCCTTTGCTGCTGCCAAAGTTGGTTTAGTGTCTTTAACGAAAACGATCGCCTTTGAAGAAGCTGAAAATGGCATTACATCGAACATGGTGTGTCCAGGCAATATTACCGGGGAAATGAAAGAAGCGTCTATCGAACAAGGCAAGAAAAAGAAAGATGATAAAACACCGATCGGCAGACCTGGAACCGGTGAAGATATCGCTCGGACGATCGGTTTCCTATGTGAAGAGCAGTCCGATATGATAACAGGGACCATCTATGAAGTCACGGGTGGATTAGATGTCATTAATCGATATCGCTGA
- a CDS encoding universal stress protein: MTFEYKDIVVAVDGSETAEVAFNKAIDIANRNQSKLILAHIVDTRAFSTVEAYDRSLAIRAEKYATELLEDYRSKAEAAGVTNVVIDIDYGSPKVKIAKDVAPKHQADLIICGATGLNVMERFFIGSVSEHIIRYASCDVLVVREDEADEN, translated from the coding sequence ATGACATTTGAGTACAAAGATATCGTCGTCGCCGTTGATGGGTCTGAAACTGCGGAGGTAGCCTTTAATAAGGCCATCGATATCGCTAATCGGAATCAATCAAAGTTAATTCTTGCCCACATTGTTGACACCCGCGCGTTTTCAACTGTAGAGGCCTACGACCGTTCGCTCGCTATTCGTGCCGAGAAATACGCTACGGAGTTACTTGAGGATTACCGAAGCAAGGCAGAAGCCGCAGGTGTAACCAATGTAGTGATTGATATTGATTACGGCTCCCCTAAAGTGAAAATTGCAAAAGATGTCGCTCCTAAGCATCAAGCCGATTTAATCATTTGTGGGGCTACCGGCTTAAACGTCATGGAGCGCTTCTTTATCGGCAGTGTTTCCGAACATATAATAAGATATGCAAGCTGCGATGTACTCGTTGTACGTGAAGATGAAGCAGATGAGAACTAA
- a CDS encoding MogA/MoaB family molybdenum cofactor biosynthesis protein, protein MGVEQHKQSAPHTVRCSVLTISDTRTKKMDKSGQLMIDKLEAANHQINDYRIVKDEINAIRSAVQQGVTDEEIDVVLTNGGTGIAKRDVTIETVTSMFDKEIPGFGELFRMLSFTEDIGSAALLSRATAGVTHRTAVFSTPGSSGAVKLAMDRLILPEITHVVREVQKDY, encoded by the coding sequence ATGGGAGTGGAGCAACATAAACAAAGCGCACCTCATACAGTTCGCTGCAGCGTCCTTACCATTAGTGATACAAGAACGAAGAAAATGGATAAGAGCGGGCAATTAATGATAGATAAACTCGAAGCTGCGAACCATCAAATAAACGACTATCGAATAGTCAAAGATGAGATAAACGCTATAAGGAGTGCAGTGCAGCAAGGGGTGACGGATGAAGAGATTGATGTCGTGTTAACGAATGGGGGTACGGGGATTGCGAAGAGAGATGTAACGATCGAAACCGTGACGTCCATGTTTGACAAAGAAATTCCTGGCTTCGGTGAGTTATTTCGCATGCTCAGCTTTACTGAGGACATCGGTTCGGCCGCGCTTTTATCTCGAGCAACAGCCGGAGTAACTCATAGGACAGCTGTTTTTTCTACTCCTGGTTCGAGCGGTGCAGTGAAGCTAGCTATGGATCGTCTGATTTTACCTGAGATTACTCATGTGGTAAGAGAAGTCCAGAAAGATTACTGA
- a CDS encoding EcsC family protein, which yields MTKKPVLEGIEMWREHQSSYQANDFEMMYDDWIRESFSRINPDIKQKFFSKLDGWLFHTHAFLQGSAFQNDARERILTVGRVFQSNVTHIEDMKQLDVNQLTYIADQQVARGRLYSFAQGGLTGTGGWLLLGIDFPLMTILNLRAVQLIGLTFGHEMNHPYEMMISFKVFHASMLPKRLQAAAWDQLIDEVKLTPHSYVYEGEDQLTDETWFEQPMKQAFKSLFILMFKRKLTQGIPLISVAVGAYSNYQLTKQMTEFAMKFYQYRHLLSEKEV from the coding sequence TTGACAAAGAAACCAGTGTTAGAAGGTATTGAGATGTGGCGAGAGCACCAATCAAGTTATCAAGCCAATGACTTTGAGATGATGTATGATGATTGGATCCGTGAATCTTTCAGCCGCATCAATCCAGATATAAAACAAAAGTTCTTTTCAAAACTGGATGGCTGGTTATTCCATACCCACGCTTTCCTTCAGGGTTCTGCCTTCCAAAACGATGCACGAGAACGCATATTAACGGTTGGTCGGGTTTTTCAGTCGAATGTTACTCATATTGAAGATATGAAGCAGTTGGATGTCAATCAGTTAACGTACATAGCAGATCAGCAGGTAGCAAGAGGACGTTTGTATTCTTTTGCCCAAGGCGGATTAACTGGCACGGGAGGCTGGCTGCTGCTTGGGATAGACTTCCCGCTGATGACTATATTGAATCTGCGGGCTGTTCAGTTAATTGGTTTAACATTTGGACATGAAATGAATCATCCCTATGAGATGATGATTTCGTTTAAAGTATTTCATGCATCTATGCTTCCTAAGCGACTCCAGGCAGCTGCATGGGATCAATTAATAGATGAAGTTAAGCTGACTCCGCACTCCTATGTGTATGAAGGAGAGGATCAACTTACAGACGAAACGTGGTTTGAGCAGCCGATGAAGCAGGCGTTCAAGTCACTCTTTATCCTCATGTTCAAAAGAAAACTAACCCAGGGCATCCCTCTTATTAGTGTAGCGGTAGGTGCTTATTCTAACTACCAATTGACGAAGCAAATGACCGAATTTGCTATGAAATTTTACCAGTACCGGCATTTATTAAGTGAGAAGGAGGTATAG
- a CDS encoding acetate kinase → MNNILAINAGSSSLKFQLIEMPDETVVTKGLIERIGLDDAVFTIEYNGEKDKTVTEIPDHSKAVSLLLAKLTGLGIIQSLDEIDGVGHRVVHGGERFSDSVLITDEVIQEIEDVSDLAPLHNPANLTGIQAFKEIMPNVPHVAVFDTAFHQTMPEQSYLYSLPYEYYEQYGIRKYGFHGTSHKYVSERAAEMLGRPVEQLRLLSCHLGNGASIAAIEGGKSIDTSMGFTPLAGVTMGTRSGNIDPALIPFIMDKTGKSANEVMNVLNKESGMLALSGFSSDLRDIEEKASVGDERAELALEVFANRIHKYIGSYASRMHGIDGIIFTAGVGENSTSIRERVLRGLEFMGVYWDPSLNQVRGKEAFVNYPHSPVKVMVIPTNEEVMIARDTVEKGL, encoded by the coding sequence TTGAATAATATTCTTGCGATCAATGCGGGCAGTTCTTCTTTAAAGTTTCAATTGATTGAAATGCCTGATGAAACTGTCGTGACAAAGGGACTTATAGAGCGGATCGGACTAGATGACGCTGTTTTTACTATAGAGTATAATGGTGAGAAAGATAAAACTGTAACAGAAATTCCTGACCACAGTAAGGCAGTTTCTTTACTTTTAGCTAAGTTGACAGGGCTCGGAATCATCCAATCACTTGATGAGATTGATGGGGTAGGACACCGAGTCGTACATGGAGGCGAGCGGTTTAGCGATTCTGTCTTGATTACGGATGAAGTCATTCAGGAAATCGAAGATGTATCTGATCTTGCTCCGTTGCACAATCCTGCTAACCTAACCGGGATTCAAGCATTCAAGGAAATTATGCCAAATGTTCCTCACGTAGCCGTATTTGATACAGCTTTTCATCAGACGATGCCGGAACAATCGTACTTATATAGCTTGCCTTATGAATATTATGAGCAGTATGGAATTCGTAAGTATGGCTTTCATGGTACATCGCATAAGTATGTTTCTGAGCGTGCAGCGGAAATGCTGGGACGCCCTGTAGAGCAGCTTCGCCTGCTTTCCTGTCACCTTGGAAATGGAGCGAGTATTGCAGCTATTGAAGGCGGCAAATCCATTGATACTTCCATGGGATTTACTCCGCTCGCCGGTGTAACGATGGGAACTCGTTCAGGAAATATTGACCCAGCTTTAATTCCATTCATTATGGATAAAACTGGTAAATCAGCAAACGAAGTCATGAATGTATTAAATAAAGAAAGCGGAATGCTTGCTCTATCCGGATTCTCAAGTGATTTACGTGACATTGAGGAGAAAGCTTCAGTGGGTGATGAGCGTGCTGAACTTGCACTGGAGGTTTTTGCTAACCGTATTCACAAGTACATCGGTTCATACGCTTCTCGCATGCATGGGATCGATGGAATTATCTTCACAGCAGGTGTTGGGGAAAATAGTACCTCCATTCGTGAACGCGTTTTACGAGGTCTCGAGTTTATGGGTGTGTATTGGGATCCTTCACTTAACCAGGTGCGTGGGAAGGAAGCGTTCGTTAATTATCCGCATTCTCCTGTTAAAGTAATGGTCATTCCAACAAATGAGGAAGTTATGATTGCTCGCGATACAGTTGAAAAAGGATTATAA
- a CDS encoding class I SAM-dependent methyltransferase, whose amino-acid sequence MKQEMVESLYVWIDETATIIEMDLNVTYLEAVAETLDTLFNGQPFEDIDDQLSTKLTNQLLKIKSDEYSKEEIRKAVQLAILKGMKDATQQQHLITPDSVAMFMGYIASKLFEGEEQLKVFDPAAGTGNLMTAVLNQLDMEITAYGSEVDQTLIQLALANANLQKNHVEFFHQDSLRPFLMEPVDFVFADLPVGYYPDDVQAKQYQLKAEEDHSYAHHLFIEQGLNYTKDGGYLMFIVPNFLFDSDQSKALNEFLREEAHIVGMLQLSDSLFKDEKHGKSILILQKKGEGTTPPKQALLVKLPSFKNPDAMADILAQMNQWFQDYKTIEK is encoded by the coding sequence ATGAAACAAGAAATGGTAGAGAGTTTATATGTTTGGATCGATGAAACAGCAACAATCATTGAAATGGATTTGAATGTAACGTACTTAGAGGCGGTTGCCGAAACATTGGATACGTTGTTTAATGGACAGCCATTTGAGGATATAGATGATCAGCTCTCGACTAAACTAACGAATCAGCTGTTGAAAATTAAAAGTGATGAGTATAGTAAAGAGGAGATACGTAAAGCTGTTCAACTTGCTATATTAAAAGGAATGAAAGATGCCACACAACAGCAGCATCTTATTACACCTGACTCCGTTGCCATGTTCATGGGTTATATAGCTTCTAAGCTATTTGAAGGTGAAGAGCAGTTGAAAGTATTTGATCCTGCGGCCGGGACAGGGAATTTAATGACAGCTGTACTCAATCAACTTGATATGGAGATTACAGCTTACGGTAGTGAAGTAGACCAGACATTGATTCAACTGGCTTTAGCTAATGCCAACTTGCAAAAAAATCACGTTGAGTTTTTCCATCAAGATAGTCTGCGGCCATTTTTAATGGAACCGGTAGATTTTGTTTTTGCGGATCTGCCTGTCGGTTATTACCCAGATGATGTCCAAGCTAAGCAGTATCAACTTAAGGCGGAAGAGGACCATTCGTATGCACATCATTTATTTATTGAACAAGGGTTAAACTATACAAAAGACGGCGGTTATTTAATGTTTATCGTTCCGAACTTTCTCTTTGATAGTGATCAATCTAAAGCGCTAAATGAATTTCTTAGAGAAGAGGCTCATATTGTAGGGATGCTGCAGCTATCAGACTCTCTTTTCAAAGATGAGAAGCACGGGAAAAGCATCTTAATTTTGCAAAAGAAGGGTGAGGGCACAACACCGCCTAAGCAGGCATTGCTCGTAAAACTGCCCTCCTTTAAAAATCCGGATGCAATGGCGGATATTCTGGCTCAAATGAATCAGTGGTTTCAAGATTATAAAACGATAGAAAAGTGA
- a CDS encoding NAD kinase, producing the protein MDNQRRNLYFYYHPDPELEEKLAPLYQLANENDFTIVDEAKDANIIVSVGGDGTFLQAVRKTGFRQDCLYVGVRTKDEAGLYCDFNLDNYNEMVHSMLHAELEVRRFPVIESTVNEESNYLCLNECSVRSTLIKSIVIDVYIDEIHFETFRGDGLIVATPTGSTGYNKSTKGAVVDPKLPCIQVSELASLNNNRYRTLGSSFILSSERTLRLSVRQDGNDYPIIGMDNEAFSIRNIQDITVKLSDKVIKTVKLKNNSYWERVQRTFL; encoded by the coding sequence ATGGATAATCAACGCAGAAATCTCTATTTTTATTACCATCCAGACCCTGAGCTGGAAGAAAAACTGGCACCATTATACCAGCTGGCCAATGAAAATGATTTTACGATCGTGGACGAGGCAAAAGATGCAAATATCATCGTATCTGTAGGTGGAGATGGCACTTTCCTCCAGGCAGTTAGAAAAACTGGCTTTCGACAGGATTGCCTATACGTTGGTGTTAGGACGAAAGATGAAGCCGGGTTGTATTGTGATTTTAATCTAGACAATTATAATGAAATGGTCCATTCCATGCTGCACGCCGAACTTGAGGTCAGACGCTTTCCGGTTATCGAATCTACAGTGAATGAGGAGTCAAACTACCTTTGTCTAAATGAATGCAGCGTTCGTTCTACATTGATTAAATCAATCGTTATCGATGTTTATATCGATGAGATTCATTTTGAGACTTTTAGAGGCGATGGCCTGATTGTAGCCACTCCAACAGGCAGTACTGGCTATAATAAATCAACCAAAGGGGCAGTAGTGGATCCTAAACTTCCGTGCATCCAGGTCAGTGAACTTGCCTCATTAAATAACAATCGTTATCGAACACTTGGATCATCATTTATTTTAAGTTCTGAACGTACTCTCCGATTGAGCGTTCGGCAAGACGGCAACGATTACCCGATCATCGGCATGGATAATGAGGCCTTTTCGATCCGAAATATTCAAGATATCACTGTGAAATTAAGTGATAAAGTTATTAAAACAGTCAAATTGAAAAATAACTCTTATTGGGAACGGGTACAGCGCACCTTTTTATAA
- a CDS encoding amidohydrolase, which yields MKLWYGGKIYTMKKEGDWVEAVISDKGTIVATGHTQDLYAAYQDAITEEIDLKGAVMYPGFTDSHLHIIGHGERLMRLDLSFMKSAEEVKQALSLHAEQLEKGKWIIGEGWNENQWEDKRIIHKKELDELTQDHPMMLTRVCRHALLANSKAMELAGVTERTPDPQGGVIVRDEHLEPTGYFHDQAQDIIKKATPEVTPQYLRKATELAVNDMHAHGLVGGHSEDLNYYGGFKKTFDAFTDVINGQDVKLRAHLLVHHGVIEDMDTEGLGFKKGTDFVELGAMKIFADGALGGRTAWLTKDYADDAGNQGVAIYTHEQLKELVLKARQRQMPVAVHAIGDAAVEAIVDVIKEHPLQTGERDRIIHAQILSPALINKLQQLNVILDIQPTFVASDFPWVMERLGLVRLKTSYSWKTLLDEGIVCAGGSDAPIEEIDPLLGIRAAVDRRSTYDNEVYQVEERLTVYEAVSLYTKGSAYAMGKEDTHGLLEKNYVADFTVLDRDLFALKPHELTDATVMMTVVDGEIMYQRV from the coding sequence ATGAAGTTATGGTATGGTGGGAAAATATATACGATGAAAAAAGAAGGCGACTGGGTAGAGGCTGTTATCTCTGATAAAGGAACGATTGTGGCCACAGGTCACACTCAGGATCTTTACGCGGCGTACCAGGATGCGATAACAGAGGAAATCGACTTAAAAGGTGCTGTAATGTACCCTGGTTTTACGGATAGCCACCTTCATATCATTGGCCATGGTGAACGATTAATGCGTCTTGATTTGTCTTTCATGAAATCAGCAGAGGAAGTCAAACAAGCTTTAAGTCTTCATGCTGAACAGCTTGAAAAAGGGAAATGGATTATTGGGGAAGGCTGGAATGAGAATCAGTGGGAAGATAAGCGGATTATACATAAAAAGGAGTTAGATGAACTCACTCAGGACCATCCAATGATGCTTACGCGAGTCTGCCGTCATGCCTTACTAGCTAATTCAAAAGCAATGGAGCTTGCAGGTGTTACGGAGCGGACACCAGACCCTCAGGGCGGAGTGATTGTGCGTGATGAACACCTTGAACCAACGGGGTATTTTCACGACCAAGCACAGGATATAATTAAAAAGGCAACACCTGAGGTAACTCCACAGTATTTAAGAAAAGCAACAGAACTTGCTGTCAATGACATGCATGCACACGGACTGGTGGGCGGTCATAGTGAGGACCTAAATTACTATGGAGGCTTTAAAAAGACGTTTGATGCTTTTACCGATGTGATTAACGGGCAAGATGTGAAACTCAGGGCACATTTACTCGTCCACCATGGAGTGATTGAGGATATGGACACTGAGGGCTTAGGTTTTAAAAAAGGTACGGACTTTGTTGAACTTGGCGCGATGAAAATATTTGCGGATGGAGCGCTTGGTGGACGAACTGCCTGGCTCACAAAAGATTACGCTGACGACGCGGGGAACCAAGGTGTGGCTATCTATACGCATGAACAATTGAAAGAGCTAGTCTTAAAAGCACGGCAAAGACAGATGCCTGTTGCTGTGCATGCTATCGGGGATGCTGCGGTAGAGGCGATAGTTGATGTGATTAAAGAACACCCTCTTCAAACGGGAGAGAGAGACAGAATTATCCATGCACAAATTTTAAGTCCGGCTCTTATAAACAAACTTCAACAGCTTAACGTCATTCTTGATATTCAGCCGACTTTCGTTGCTTCAGACTTCCCATGGGTGATGGAACGTCTGGGTCTAGTCCGACTGAAAACCTCTTACTCCTGGAAAACTTTGCTGGATGAAGGGATTGTTTGTGCGGGAGGCTCTGATGCACCTATTGAAGAGATCGATCCATTGCTTGGAATCCGTGCTGCAGTCGATCGCAGGTCTACCTATGACAATGAAGTGTATCAGGTCGAGGAGCGTTTGACGGTTTATGAGGCTGTTTCTTTATATACGAAGGGGAGCGCCTATGCGATGGGGAAAGAAGATACTCACGGTCTTCTTGAAAAAAATTACGTCGCCGATTTTACCGTTCTAGACCGCGACTTATTTGCTCTTAAGCCACATGAATTAACTGATGCCACGGTTATGATGACCGTGGTAGATGGTGAAATTATGTATCAGCGCGTCTAA